In Pseudoliparis swirei isolate HS2019 ecotype Mariana Trench chromosome 11, NWPU_hadal_v1, whole genome shotgun sequence, a genomic segment contains:
- the slc35g2a gene encoding solute carrier family 35 member G2a encodes MTEADRERSSTRGESRCPFKMESTNLLSGSKKRVKIHPRTVTAKYATHAPYSPQPVVHTHFPQPGDEGYDDAPSFEDFGSFLEETSDKKPLTESRKWPLTLFGSKDKDAANKPAAAAAAATAATAAATAVGGGEGSAGGARAAKGSGKGVGEQLASFGEASVSASRLTWVVLLGAALAHGCLIVLTRLASERFGLGPLFLLLVRSAAQLLSVAVPLHKGENPLGPPGYRLRLLCYGVAYSLSLCCAYASLTFVSGGNAAGAWRLATTALSATLAFLLLEERLGLADGIAVAAGLCGLGIALLPAADESNPDSPADPVAFWRGAFGWSLTALAGLWMALALVGYRSLKERVGVATALFTVSWTGCLLAPASLVLLQEGWSWPPSGPAWALVLGLVACSAAAFLGMTHALTRLHPALVSASQSLEVPAAALLQLAVLPLAPAAAEVVGNAMVVLSVGWLVARKLLPARGGGRRQREEYEEILDSPIK; translated from the exons ATGACTGAGGCGGACCGAGAGAGGAGTTCAACCCGCGGTGAGAGCAG GTGTCCTTTTAAAATGGAGTCCACAAACCTCCTGAGCGGCTCCAAGAAGAGGGTGAAGATCCACCCTCGCACCGTCACGGCCAAGTACGCCACGCACGCCCCTTACTCCCCTCAACCGGTCGTGCACACGCACTTCCCCCAGCCGGGGGACGAGGGCTACGACGACGCCCCCTCTTTCGAGGACTTCGGTTCCTTCCTGGAGGAGACGTCGGACAAGAAGCCGCTGACGGAGAGCAGGAAGTGGCCTCTGACTCTGTTCGGGTCCAAAGACAAAGACGCGGCGAACAAAcctgcagcggcggcggcggcggcaacgGCGGCAACGGCGGCGGCAACGGCGGttgggggaggagaagggagcGCGGGGGGAGCCAGAGCGGCGAAGGGCTCTGGGAAAGGAGTCGGGGAGCAGCTGGCCAGTTTCGGGGAGGCGTCCGTGTCCGCGTCCCGCCTCACCTGGGTGGTGCTGCTCGGCGCGGCGTTGGCCCACGGCTGTTTGATCGTCTTGACCCGCCTGGCGTCGGAACGCTTCGGCCTGGGCCCCCTGTTCCTGCTCTTGGTACGCTCCGCCGCGCAGCTCCTCTCCGTGGCCGTGCCGCTGCACAAGGGGGAGAACCCTTTGGGGCCGCCGGGCTACCGCCTGCGCCTGCTCTGCTACGGCGTCGCctactccctctccctctgctgcgCCTACGCCTCCTTAACCTTCGTTTCCGGCGGGAACGCCGCCGGCGCCTGGCGCCTGGCCACCACGGCGCTGTCGGCGACCCTGGCCTTCctgctcctggaggagaggctggGGCTGGCCGACGGGATCGCCGTGGCCGCCGGGCTGTGCGGTTTGGGGATCGCGCTGCTTCCCGCGGCGGACGAGAGCAACCCGGATTCGCCCGCCGACCCGGTGGCGTTCTGGAGGGGCGCGTTCGGTTGGTCCCTCACAGCTCTGGCGGGACTGTGGATGGCTCTGGCGCTCGTCGGGTACCGCTCCCTGAAGGAGAGGGTGGGCGTGGCCACGGCCTTGTTCACGGTCAGCTGGACGGGCTGCCTGCTCGCCCCGGCCTCGCTAGTCCTGCTCCAGGAGGGCTGGTCCTGGCCTCCGAGCGGCCCGGCGTGGGCTCTGGTCCTGGGCCTGGTGGCGTGCTCGGCGGCGGCCTTCCTGGGGATGACGCACGCCCTCACCCGACTCCACCCTGCTCTGGTCTCCGCCTCTCAGAGCCTGGAGGTGCCGGCGGCCGCGCTGCTGCAGCTGGCCGTGCTGCCGCTCGCCCCCGCGGCGGCGGAGGTCGTCGGCAACGCGATGGTGGTGCTGAGCGTCGGCTGGCTGGTGGCCAGAAAGCTGCTGCCGGCCCGCGGAGGGGGGCGGCGCCAACGGGAAGAGTACGAGGAGATCCTGGACTCGCCTATCAAATAG
- the LOC130201069 gene encoding pentraxin-related protein PTX3-like, with translation MHVLRMWRVLCALGLVGATLCVNELEYEGNFAEYYDNEISHDQQEEETPTPPCQAAEFSLWDKLFITLEDSHMRQSELLESLERCGGRTLSLGTRLDELAKGSRRECPPGLERANVRLRESLLELREEEAERERMWNATLHQLLRGGREANARLKRLEEGGGRGATGHRPAPGGGGAALGTKAFASGPEEREGTSTPGMAAVQEALVAIATQLQQVHLQLSGVIERAGRTEETRGSPRGQQ, from the exons ATGCATGTGCTCAGGATGTGGCGTGTGCTGTGTGCGCTTGGCTTGGTGGGTGCAACCTTGTGTGTGAATGAGCTCGAGTACGAGGGGAACTTCGCAGAATACTACGACAACGAGATCTCTCACGACCAGCAGGAGG AGGAAACTCCAACCCCGCCGTGCCAGGCTGCTGAGTTCTCTCTCTGGGACAAGCTCTTCATCACCCTGGAGGACTCCCACATGAGGCAGAGCGAGCTGCTGGAGTCTCTGGAGCGATGCGGCGGGCGGACGCTCTCCCTCGGGACCCGATTGGACGAGCTGGCTAAGGGGTCACGCCGAGAGTGTCCCCCCGGCCTGGAGCGGGCGAACGTCCGGCTGCGAGAAAGCTTGCTGGAGCTccgggaggaggaagcagagagggagaggatgtGGAACGCCACGCTGCACCAGTTGCTGCGCGGCGGCCGCGAGGCGAACGCCCGACTGAAGCGGCTGGAGGAAGGCGGAGGCCGCGGGGCGACGGGGCACCGGCCGGcgcccggaggaggaggggcggcgcTCGGCACGAAGGCGTTCGCGTCTGGCCCGGAGGAGCGGGAAGGGACCTCGACGCCGGGCATGGCCGCCGTGCAAGAGGCCCTGGTTGCCATAGCGACACAACTGCAGCAGGTGCACCTGCAGCTGAGCGGAGTGATCGAGCGGGcgggaaggacagaggagacgcgCGGATCGCCACGAGGACAACAATAA